From a single Streptomyces liliifuscus genomic region:
- the iolC gene encoding 5-dehydro-2-deoxygluconokinase, protein MAESAESSAYDLITMGRIGVDLYPLQTGVPLPQVTSFGKFLGGSATNVAVAAARLGRRTAVVTRTGDDPFGAYLHEALRGFGVDDRWVTPVPGLPTPVTFCEVFPPDDFPLYFYRLPKAPDLEIDAHELDLDAIRDTRIFWVTGTGLSEEPSRTATLAALAHRAKSGTTVFDLDWRPMFWSDPEAARPFYAEALRHTTVAVGNLDEVEVATGLREPHAAARALLDAGVELAVVKQGPKGVLAVNRQGESAEVPPLPVTVLNGLGAGDAFGGSLCHGLLAGWDLERIMRHANAAGAIVASRLECSSAMPTPAEVEQALKAGAVL, encoded by the coding sequence ATGGCCGAGTCCGCGGAGTCCAGTGCGTACGACCTCATCACCATGGGGCGGATCGGCGTGGACCTCTATCCGCTGCAGACCGGGGTGCCGCTCCCGCAGGTGACCTCCTTCGGGAAGTTCCTCGGCGGTTCGGCGACCAATGTGGCGGTCGCGGCGGCGCGGCTCGGGCGGCGTACGGCCGTGGTGACGCGGACCGGTGACGATCCGTTCGGGGCGTATCTGCACGAGGCGCTGCGGGGCTTCGGGGTCGACGACCGCTGGGTGACGCCGGTGCCCGGGCTGCCGACGCCGGTCACCTTCTGCGAGGTGTTCCCGCCGGACGACTTCCCGCTGTACTTCTACCGGCTGCCCAAGGCGCCCGACCTGGAGATCGACGCCCACGAACTGGACCTGGACGCCATCCGCGACACCCGGATCTTCTGGGTCACGGGTACGGGGCTGAGCGAGGAGCCCAGCCGCACGGCGACGCTCGCCGCCCTCGCCCATCGTGCCAAGTCGGGTACGACGGTCTTCGATCTGGACTGGCGGCCGATGTTCTGGAGCGACCCGGAGGCCGCCCGGCCCTTCTACGCCGAGGCCCTGCGCCACACCACGGTCGCCGTCGGCAACCTCGACGAGGTGGAGGTCGCCACGGGCTTGCGCGAGCCCCACGCGGCCGCCCGCGCCCTGCTGGACGCCGGTGTGGAGCTGGCCGTGGTCAAGCAGGGCCCCAAGGGCGTGCTGGCCGTGAACCGGCAGGGCGAGTCGGCGGAGGTCCCGCCCCTCCCGGTGACGGTCCTCAACGGCCTCGGTGCGGGCGACGCGTTCGGCGGCTCCCTCTGCCACGGCCTCCTCGCCGGCTGGGACCTGGAGCGGATCATGCGGCACGCCAACGCCGCCGGTGCCATCGTCGCCTCCCGTCTGGAATGCTCCTCCGCCATGCCGACCCCGGCGGAAGTCGAACAGGCACTGAAGGCGGGGGCGGTGCTGTGA